In the genome of Methylophaga nitratireducenticrescens, one region contains:
- a CDS encoding IS982 family transposase, with protein MDKLVEIFCDVDDFCRVFIPEWEKTLLQSGQRQRRRQGRMTPAEIMTIIIEFHRSNYRKFKSFYLHHVARHLRDAFPELLSYTRFLEVMPGVLMPLCAYFTHLKGSATGIAFVDSTSIKVCHNLRIPRHKVFDGVATRGKSTMGWFYGFKLHLLINHRGDILDTKLTPANVDDREPVPTMVKGLFGKLYADKGYISQALSGKLYDQGIELITNVRKNMKPKLLSLWDRILLKKRFIIETINDQLKNISQIEHSRHRSLHGFMLNLMGGLIAYCLKEDKPSIMLSEQDMNSLHRLALTSA; from the coding sequence ATGGACAAGTTAGTTGAAATTTTCTGTGACGTCGATGATTTTTGTCGTGTGTTTATTCCAGAATGGGAAAAAACGCTACTCCAATCGGGGCAACGTCAACGACGACGTCAGGGGCGAATGACGCCAGCGGAGATCATGACCATCATTATCGAGTTTCATCGCTCCAACTATCGCAAATTCAAAAGCTTTTATCTGCATCATGTGGCAAGACACCTACGCGATGCCTTCCCCGAACTGCTCAGCTACACCCGGTTTTTAGAGGTCATGCCAGGCGTACTGATGCCACTGTGTGCGTACTTCACGCATCTGAAAGGCTCGGCAACGGGGATAGCCTTTGTCGATTCCACCAGCATCAAGGTTTGCCACAACCTGCGGATCCCACGCCACAAGGTCTTTGACGGTGTGGCCACCCGGGGCAAGAGCACTATGGGCTGGTTTTACGGCTTTAAGCTACATCTGCTTATCAATCATCGCGGTGATATTCTGGATACCAAGCTCACACCGGCTAACGTCGATGACCGTGAACCCGTTCCAACAATGGTCAAAGGCTTGTTCGGTAAGCTCTATGCCGACAAGGGCTATATCAGTCAGGCGCTCTCCGGAAAGCTCTATGACCAGGGCATTGAACTCATCACCAATGTTCGTAAAAACATGAAACCGAAGCTATTATCACTCTGGGACAGGATATTACTCAAAAAGCGTTTCATCATTGAAACCATCAACGATCAGTTGAAGAATATCTCTCAAATCGAGCATTCCCGGCACAGAAGCCTGCATGGCTTCATGTTGAACCTCATGGGTGGGCTTATCGCCTATTGCCTGAAAGAAGATAAACCCTCCATCATGCTCTCTGAACAAGATATGAACTCACTTCACAGGCTCGCTTTGACGTCTGCTTAA
- the rpsM gene encoding 30S ribosomal protein S13 → MARIAGINVPVQKHTVIALTSIYGIGRTRSEKICEAAGVAPDAKIRDLNEQEVEALRTEVAKFVVEGDLRREVSMDIKRLKDLGCYRGVRHRRGLPVRGQRTKTNARTRKGPRRMIK, encoded by the coding sequence ATGGCTCGTATAGCTGGTATAAATGTTCCTGTGCAAAAGCACACAGTAATCGCACTCACTTCGATTTACGGCATTGGTCGGACTCGCTCTGAGAAAATATGTGAGGCTGCAGGTGTTGCGCCTGACGCAAAAATTCGTGATTTAAACGAACAGGAAGTTGAGGCACTTCGTACTGAAGTGGCTAAATTTGTTGTTGAAGGTGATTTGCGTCGTGAAGTCTCAATGGATATTAAACGTCTTAAAGACTTAGGTTGCTACCGTGGTGTTCGCCACCGCAGAGGTCTGCCAGTTCGTGGGCAGAGAACTAAAACTAACGCAAGGACTCGTAAAGGTCCTCGCCGTATGATTAAGTAA
- a CDS encoding DeoR/GlpR family DNA-binding transcription regulator — protein MSRKKAARHKSIIDELTIHPSKRVSELASALNVTTETIRRDLEELAQQKLISRTYGGALLRQAVEPVLNERHKANLAERAAIGKKAAPLLKDAKVLMIGSGVTTVEVAKRIVYEMSNITVITHSFGVARVLSFNPTIKVIMAPGVYHAEESATHGSVTCQFLTNYTADWAILGASGLAPTGPSDALVDAADVYQQMIRQSTHNMIVADHSKFDRMATARYAKWNEIDHLITDQKPSGPLKKALSSEQVQITEAPLQ, from the coding sequence ATGTCACGAAAAAAAGCTGCCCGCCATAAGTCAATTATTGATGAACTGACAATTCATCCATCAAAGCGCGTTAGTGAATTAGCCTCGGCATTAAACGTGACCACAGAAACCATTCGGCGTGACCTCGAAGAACTCGCACAACAAAAGCTGATCAGCCGCACTTATGGTGGAGCGTTATTGCGTCAGGCGGTTGAACCGGTGCTCAATGAACGCCATAAGGCCAACCTGGCTGAACGGGCTGCCATTGGTAAAAAAGCGGCTCCACTGCTGAAAGATGCCAAGGTATTAATGATAGGTTCAGGGGTAACCACGGTTGAAGTTGCCAAGCGTATTGTCTATGAAATGAGCAATATTACGGTTATTACCCATTCTTTTGGGGTAGCTAGGGTTTTGTCATTTAATCCGACAATTAAGGTCATTATGGCGCCAGGCGTTTATCATGCCGAAGAAAGCGCTACCCATGGTTCGGTGACTTGTCAGTTTCTGACAAATTACACCGCAGACTGGGCGATTTTGGGGGCCAGTGGTCTGGCCCCTACCGGACCATCAGATGCGTTAGTTGATGCGGCAGATGTCTATCAACAGATGATTCGGCAAAGCACACACAATATGATTGTCGCTGATCACAGCAAATTCGATCGCATGGCCACGGCAAGGTATGCAAAATGGAATGAAATTGACCATTTAATTACTGATCAAAAACCCAGTGGGCCACTTAAAAAAGCTTTATCCAGTGAACAGGTGCAGATTACTGAAGCGCCGCTCCAATAA
- the rpsK gene encoding 30S ribosomal protein S11, which yields MANTSARQRKRVKKNVVDGVAHVHASFNNTIITISDRQGNALSWATAGGCGFRGSRKSTPFAAQVAAEKAGEVVKEFGMKNLDVEIKGPGPGRESAVRALNNLGFKITNITDVTPIPHNGCRPPKRRRV from the coding sequence ATGGCAAATACATCAGCACGACAACGCAAACGCGTTAAGAAGAATGTGGTCGACGGTGTCGCACACGTTCACGCATCATTCAATAATACGATCATAACGATTTCAGATCGCCAGGGTAATGCGCTCTCTTGGGCAACTGCCGGCGGTTGTGGTTTCCGTGGTTCTCGTAAAAGTACCCCGTTTGCTGCACAGGTCGCTGCTGAAAAGGCTGGCGAAGTTGTGAAAGAGTTCGGTATGAAGAATCTGGATGTAGAAATTAAAGGTCCAGGTCCAGGACGCGAATCTGCAGTCCGTGCCCTTAATAACTTAGGGTTCAAAATTACTAATATTACAGACGTGACGCCCATTCCACATAATGGTTGCCGTCCTCCTAAGCGTCGTCGCGTTTAA
- a CDS encoding phosphotransferase enzyme family protein → MTGLYNDDYLQQLTGEVEKSLGHWNINETANISLLTVSENATFMVTDEEKDQRFIIRVHHPEYHSKNEILSELSWIQSLREQALLNTPEPLTRHDGSMVASFSDDGVERYVVAFEFMPGKQPNEDESMIEGFEILGATSARLHQQARQWSLPEGFTRKKWNFDSAFEANGDWRDAPGLDPAGQAILEQLCEVLEAKLHHYGESPDRFGLVHADLRLANLLVDDKQLSVIDFDACGFSWFIYDFASVVSFLETSPLLPDLQRAWVRGYKSIAPLSAEDEAMISTFVMFRRLLLTAWVASHPETETAAEAGFEQFTFGTIERAKQYLQQQTEESNGLTEKRILDMNAFEANQGEHQQNVTRRLNNLGAAGLPRCDPIEMVSAQGAWMQAADGKRYFDFIIMCLVWGIVIPMWLRTSQSKLLR, encoded by the coding sequence ATGACCGGTTTATATAACGACGATTATCTGCAGCAATTGACTGGGGAGGTCGAAAAATCACTAGGGCATTGGAATATCAATGAAACCGCCAATATCTCGCTGCTGACGGTTTCTGAAAATGCCACCTTTATGGTGACCGATGAAGAAAAGGATCAACGTTTTATTATTCGTGTACATCACCCTGAATATCATTCCAAAAATGAAATTCTTTCCGAATTAAGCTGGATTCAATCGCTACGGGAGCAAGCTCTGCTTAATACACCGGAACCGTTAACTCGTCATGATGGTTCAATGGTGGCTTCATTCAGTGATGATGGCGTGGAACGTTACGTGGTGGCTTTCGAGTTTATGCCGGGTAAACAACCTAATGAAGATGAATCAATGATAGAGGGTTTTGAGATATTGGGTGCAACCTCGGCCAGATTGCATCAACAGGCAAGACAATGGTCTTTACCGGAAGGTTTTACCCGTAAAAAATGGAATTTTGACAGCGCTTTTGAAGCAAATGGAGACTGGCGTGATGCACCGGGGCTGGATCCAGCGGGCCAGGCAATATTAGAGCAGTTATGTGAAGTATTGGAAGCAAAATTACATCACTATGGTGAAAGCCCTGATCGCTTTGGTCTGGTGCACGCCGATCTGCGTTTAGCGAATTTGCTGGTCGATGATAAACAGCTAAGTGTGATTGATTTTGATGCTTGCGGGTTTAGCTGGTTTATTTATGACTTTGCTTCAGTAGTGTCCTTTCTGGAAACCTCGCCTTTATTGCCGGATTTGCAACGTGCCTGGGTGCGTGGTTATAAATCGATAGCGCCGCTTTCAGCCGAAGATGAAGCGATGATTTCAACGTTTGTGATGTTTCGGAGATTGTTGCTGACCGCCTGGGTGGCAAGTCACCCGGAAACAGAAACCGCTGCTGAAGCCGGTTTTGAACAATTCACCTTCGGCACTATTGAGCGGGCAAAACAATATCTGCAGCAACAGACCGAAGAAAGTAATGGCTTAACTGAAAAACGTATTCTGGATATGAATGCCTTTGAAGCCAATCAGGGCGAACATCAGCAAAATGTGACAAGGCGTTTAAATAATCTGGGGGCTGCGGGGCTGCCTCGGTGTGATCCTATTGAAATGGTTTCGGCACAGGGAGCCTGGATGCAGGCTGCCGATGGTAAGCGCTATTTTGATTTTATAATAATGTGCCTTGTCTGGGGCATTGTCATCCCAATGTGGTTGAGGACGTCTCAAAGCAAATTGCTACGCTAA
- the rplQ gene encoding 50S ribosomal protein L17, which translates to MRHRNSGRKLNRNSSHRKAMFKNMASSLLEHEVIRTTLPKAKELRGVIEPLITLGKTDSVANRRLAFARLGSRDAVTKLFNEVSPRSASRPGGYVRVLKTGLRDGDKAPMAIVELVDRPVAETEASA; encoded by the coding sequence ATGCGTCATCGTAATTCAGGTCGTAAATTAAACCGTAATAGTAGTCATAGAAAAGCTATGTTCAAAAATATGGCTTCATCATTGCTCGAACATGAGGTTATTCGGACTACATTGCCTAAAGCTAAAGAGTTGCGTGGCGTTATCGAGCCACTCATTACTTTGGGTAAGACAGACAGTGTTGCAAATCGCCGTTTAGCATTTGCACGGCTGGGCAGTAGGGATGCTGTGACCAAACTGTTTAATGAAGTTTCACCACGCTCTGCTAGTCGTCCTGGTGGTTATGTCCGTGTATTAAAAACGGGTCTACGTGATGGAGATAAAGCACCGATGGCAATCGTTGAACTTGTTGACCGTCCTGTTGCTGAAACTGAAGCTTCTGCATAA
- a CDS encoding DUF3144 domain-containing protein, with the protein MSERDKAFFDRADAFIKLANEQMEKSVEAGEVSASFMYGLARYSAWFSASGWTNARDMADARDETVDFFVNEYRRMLELNMDDYIQNFDNYVQASEQLQNKG; encoded by the coding sequence ATGAGTGAGAGAGATAAGGCCTTTTTTGATAGAGCGGATGCTTTTATCAAACTGGCTAATGAGCAAATGGAGAAAAGTGTAGAGGCCGGTGAAGTTAGTGCATCATTTATGTATGGATTGGCCAGATATAGTGCTTGGTTTAGTGCCTCTGGCTGGACTAATGCCAGGGATATGGCAGATGCACGAGATGAAACCGTCGATTTTTTTGTTAATGAATATCGACGGATGTTGGAATTGAATATGGATGACTATATTCAGAATTTCGACAATTACGTTCAGGCCTCTGAACAACTGCAAAACAAAGGGTAA
- a CDS encoding DNA-directed RNA polymerase subunit alpha — MTTYTSQFLKPRIVDIQKFSDTRTRLVLEPLERGFGHTLGNALRRILLSSMEGAAVVEAQIDGVVHEYSAITGVQEDVLDILLNMKGIAVQLHDATEAVLSLNKEGVGPVTAADIQLPHNVVVTNPEHVIANLTGGSLSVTFKVVKGRGYSAANTRALGEDEDRAIGQLHLDASFSPVRLVTYAVESARVENRTDLDKLILDVETNGTLDAEDAIKYAATILSDQLTSFVDFTVIEEAASEPKQPPIDPALLQAIDDLDLTVRSANCLKAENIYYVGDLIQRTEMELLKTPNLGKKSLTEIKEVLASKGLSLGMHLDNWPPASLEQK, encoded by the coding sequence ATGACGACTTATACGAGTCAATTTCTTAAACCAAGGATCGTCGATATCCAGAAGTTTAGTGACACACGTACACGTCTGGTTCTGGAGCCGCTTGAACGTGGTTTTGGACATACGCTAGGTAATGCATTGCGCAGAATCCTGCTTTCCTCAATGGAAGGCGCTGCTGTTGTTGAAGCACAAATCGACGGTGTTGTGCATGAATACTCAGCAATTACTGGCGTTCAGGAAGATGTTTTAGACATCCTTTTAAATATGAAAGGTATTGCAGTTCAGCTGCATGATGCTACTGAAGCTGTTTTAAGCTTGAATAAAGAAGGTGTTGGCCCTGTAACTGCTGCTGATATTCAGTTGCCGCACAATGTTGTGGTAACCAACCCGGAACATGTCATTGCTAATCTGACTGGTGGCAGTCTTTCTGTAACATTTAAGGTTGTTAAAGGCCGTGGTTATTCTGCTGCCAATACCAGAGCTTTAGGTGAAGATGAAGACCGTGCAATTGGACAGTTACATCTTGATGCATCTTTCAGTCCTGTACGTTTGGTTACTTATGCGGTAGAAAGTGCCCGTGTCGAAAACCGTACTGACTTGGATAAACTGATCCTTGATGTTGAAACCAATGGAACGTTAGATGCTGAAGACGCGATTAAATACGCAGCAACTATCTTGAGTGATCAGCTAACATCTTTTGTAGATTTTACTGTCATTGAAGAAGCAGCATCAGAACCAAAACAGCCGCCGATTGATCCAGCTTTATTGCAGGCAATTGATGATTTGGATCTGACAGTTCGTTCGGCAAATTGTTTGAAAGCCGAAAATATTTATTACGTAGGTGATTTGATTCAACGTACTGAAATGGAACTTTTGAAAACACCAAATCTTGGTAAAAAGTCCCTGACAGAAATCAAAGAAGTCCTGGCATCAAAAGGCTTGTCTTTAGGCATGCACCTTGATAACTGGCCACCTGCTTCTTTAGAGCAAAAATAA
- the trhP gene encoding prephenate-dependent tRNA uridine(34) hydroxylase TrhP: MNTPELLLPAGSIQHMHYAFAFGADAVYAGQPRYSLRVRNNAFHKLDILQQGIQEAHQLGKQFFVASNLMPHNAKIKTYINDMEAVIAMQPDALIMADPGLIMMVRERWPEMPIHLSVQANTVNFQAVRFWQSLGLSRVILSRELSLDEIEEIRQLCPDIELEVFVHGALCIAYSGRCLLSGYFNHRDPNQGTCTNACRWDYKTYPSDQQDDSPKKIDFNALSAMQKHQLSDCGGQERHPLADNIYLIEEANRPGELMPIFEDEHGTYIMNSKDLRAIQHIERLCKIGVDCLKIEGRTKSIYYVARTAQIYRQAIDDSIAGRAFDPRLIGQLDNLSNRGYTDGFYQRHPTQEQQNYLHGYSSNLRQQYVGEVVGFDATNKQLKIDVRNQFSVGDTLEMITPSGNINFNLSVMFDLQGQPITRAPGSGHTISLPWELPWQGPGLLAKQLTANK, from the coding sequence ATGAATACGCCTGAGTTACTTTTGCCCGCAGGAAGTATCCAACACATGCATTATGCCTTTGCTTTTGGGGCTGATGCAGTGTACGCGGGTCAGCCTCGATATAGCCTGCGTGTTCGGAACAACGCTTTTCACAAATTAGATATTCTGCAACAAGGTATTCAGGAAGCGCATCAACTGGGCAAACAGTTTTTTGTCGCCAGTAATTTGATGCCACACAATGCAAAAATCAAAACCTATATAAATGACATGGAAGCCGTTATAGCCATGCAGCCAGATGCACTCATTATGGCCGATCCTGGTTTAATAATGATGGTGAGAGAACGTTGGCCGGAAATGCCGATTCACTTGTCTGTTCAGGCAAACACCGTTAATTTTCAAGCTGTGCGATTCTGGCAATCATTAGGCTTAAGCCGGGTGATCTTATCAAGGGAATTGTCATTGGATGAGATTGAAGAAATTCGTCAACTATGTCCGGATATTGAACTTGAAGTATTTGTTCATGGAGCGTTGTGTATTGCCTATTCCGGTCGATGTCTGTTATCCGGATATTTTAATCATCGAGATCCCAACCAAGGTACCTGTACCAATGCGTGTCGATGGGATTACAAGACCTATCCCAGCGATCAGCAGGATGATTCCCCTAAAAAAATTGATTTCAATGCTTTATCAGCCATGCAAAAGCATCAACTTTCAGACTGTGGAGGTCAAGAAAGACACCCTCTTGCGGATAATATTTATCTTATCGAAGAAGCAAATCGTCCTGGCGAATTAATGCCCATTTTTGAGGATGAACATGGTACCTACATCATGAACTCAAAAGATCTACGTGCCATTCAACATATTGAACGATTATGCAAAATTGGTGTGGATTGCCTAAAGATCGAAGGACGAACTAAATCAATTTATTACGTCGCCCGAACAGCACAAATTTATCGTCAAGCTATTGATGATTCAATTGCTGGTCGTGCTTTTGATCCACGATTAATAGGTCAGCTTGATAATCTTTCCAATCGCGGTTACACCGATGGCTTTTATCAGCGCCATCCAACTCAGGAACAGCAAAACTACCTGCATGGTTATTCCAGTAATCTTCGTCAACAATATGTTGGAGAAGTTGTTGGTTTTGATGCCACAAACAAACAACTCAAAATTGATGTTCGCAATCAGTTTAGTGTTGGTGATACGTTAGAAATGATTACCCCATCCGGTAATATCAATTTTAACCTGTCTGTGATGTTCGATCTGCAAGGTCAGCCAATAACAAGAGCACCCGGTAGTGGCCATACCATTTCGCTTCCCTGGGAACTACCTTGGCAAGGGCCAGGATTATTGGCCAAACAATTAACAGCAAATAAATAA
- a CDS encoding IS982 family transposase, producing the protein MYNLEKMYCEVDDFCQRFIPAWQHQQIAAGDKCRNKPGKLSESEVITILILFHQLRFRDFKTFYTHYARKHLKQAFPQLVSYTRMLKLLQSVLVPLCAFMTQRYGKPTGIAFVDSTKLAVCHNIRIPRNRVFSGVAERGKGTMGWFYGFKLHLLVNEQGEILSVKITTANIDDRKPIPDMVKQLWGTLYGDKGYLSQTLKESLAEQGIKLVTGIRKNMKPQLMTLWDRLMLRKRYVIETIFDQLKNISQIEHSRHRSPVSFMVHLMAGLVAYTFQPKKPSIKLNRNEKGALMQI; encoded by the coding sequence ATGTACAATTTAGAGAAAATGTATTGCGAAGTCGATGATTTTTGCCAAAGATTTATCCCGGCCTGGCAACACCAGCAGATAGCAGCCGGAGATAAATGCCGGAACAAGCCTGGCAAGTTGTCGGAAAGTGAAGTCATCACTATTCTGATTTTATTTCACCAGCTCCGCTTCAGAGACTTCAAGACCTTTTATACACACTATGCCCGGAAGCACTTGAAGCAAGCTTTCCCCCAACTGGTTAGCTATACCCGCATGTTGAAACTGCTGCAAAGTGTGCTGGTTCCCCTGTGTGCCTTTATGACACAACGTTACGGCAAACCAACCGGCATCGCCTTTGTTGATTCAACCAAACTGGCGGTATGCCACAACATTCGCATTCCTCGAAACCGTGTCTTTAGCGGTGTTGCAGAGCGAGGCAAGGGCACCATGGGCTGGTTTTATGGCTTCAAGCTACACCTGTTAGTGAACGAACAAGGTGAAATACTTTCAGTAAAAATCACAACGGCCAATATTGATGACCGCAAGCCCATACCGGACATGGTCAAACAGCTATGGGGCACCTTGTATGGCGATAAAGGTTATCTGTCTCAAACACTTAAAGAGTCATTAGCCGAACAAGGCATTAAGCTGGTCACCGGCATTCGCAAGAATATGAAACCGCAACTGATGACGTTATGGGACCGGTTGATGTTGAGAAAACGCTATGTGATTGAAACAATATTTGACCAATTGAAGAATATTTCTCAAATCGAACACTCACGGCACCGCAGCCCTGTCAGCTTTATGGTCCACCTCATGGCTGGATTGGTGGCTTATACCTTCCAACCCAAGAAGCCTTCTATCAAGTTGAACAGGAATGAAAAGGGCGCGCTTATGCAGATCTGA
- a CDS encoding APC family permease produces the protein MNKTTDAELKRSVPAPLLALYGLGTILGAGIYVLIGEIAGEAVIYAPLTFLLASIVAAFTAFSFAELAVRLPRSGGPVAYVSEAFGCRWLSIITGWMIAATGIVSAATITTGFAGYFQIFLSWPDLPLMIGLVLLLGSIAAVGMKGTAWFMGITTVAGVSGLIIILMVTAGNFSELPGRLSEAQPLSSSSALSGIVLGAFLAFYAYIGFEDIVHVSEEAKNVSKAMPLAILFALIVSLFFYITVSMGAVLTLSAEALADSKAPLVDVMKAEGYSGNILGALSLFIIVNGALAQIVMASRVFHDMGRHLNGVPKWLSQINRRTHTPLMATLVCVLIIIALVIFFPTERLAQATSFIILMVFALSNIALIRLKKNSPVHNGFSVPLWIPYTGTTLCILMIAGHFFVSASSH, from the coding sequence ATGAACAAAACCACAGATGCAGAATTAAAGCGATCGGTCCCCGCCCCGCTTCTTGCCTTATATGGTCTGGGAACCATATTGGGCGCTGGAATTTATGTATTGATAGGCGAGATTGCCGGTGAAGCCGTAATCTATGCCCCGCTCACTTTTTTACTTGCATCCATAGTAGCGGCGTTTACTGCCTTTTCCTTTGCTGAACTGGCTGTTCGGCTACCCAGAAGTGGTGGTCCGGTTGCCTATGTAAGCGAGGCTTTCGGCTGCAGATGGCTTTCAATAATTACAGGCTGGATGATAGCCGCCACTGGGATTGTTTCAGCAGCCACTATCACTACAGGTTTTGCGGGATATTTTCAGATTTTTCTCTCCTGGCCGGATCTTCCACTGATGATTGGCCTGGTTCTGTTGCTGGGCAGTATTGCGGCTGTTGGCATGAAAGGAACGGCATGGTTTATGGGCATCACCACTGTTGCAGGTGTGTCGGGGTTAATCATCATACTGATGGTAACTGCTGGTAATTTTTCAGAATTGCCAGGTCGACTTTCTGAAGCACAACCTTTATCCAGCAGCTCTGCTTTGAGTGGCATTGTTCTGGGGGCTTTTCTCGCTTTTTATGCCTATATAGGTTTTGAAGACATTGTTCACGTCTCCGAAGAAGCCAAAAATGTCAGTAAAGCCATGCCTTTGGCCATTTTGTTTGCCTTGATTGTCTCTTTATTCTTTTATATTACCGTCTCGATGGGCGCAGTACTGACTTTATCTGCTGAAGCACTTGCTGATTCTAAAGCACCATTGGTTGATGTCATGAAAGCAGAAGGTTATTCAGGAAATATTCTGGGCGCACTTTCGTTATTTATTATAGTTAATGGTGCCCTGGCTCAGATAGTGATGGCTTCAAGAGTGTTTCATGATATGGGCAGGCATCTCAATGGGGTGCCCAAATGGCTGTCACAAATCAACCGGCGTACCCATACGCCATTAATGGCAACATTAGTCTGCGTCCTTATTATTATCGCGCTAGTGATCTTTTTCCCGACGGAAAGACTAGCCCAAGCCACATCATTTATCATATTGATGGTTTTTGCATTATCCAATATTGCACTGATTCGTCTTAAAAAAAATAGTCCAGTCCATAATGGTTTCAGCGTTCCATTATGGATACCTTATACAGGCACCACTCTTTGTATTCTAATGATCGCAGGTCATTTTTTTGTTTCTGCTTCATCGCATTAG
- the rpsD gene encoding 30S ribosomal protein S4 — protein MGKYRGPTCKLSRREGTDLFLKSRGNPLESKCKVEQKPGQHGARRGRESDYAVQLRAKQRIRRMYGVLEKQFRNYYKLADQKKGATGVNLLNFLEQRLDNVVYRMGFGSTRAESRQLVSHKAIMVNGRVTNIASYQVQEGDVVEIREKAKKQERIVNAMSVAEQLGFPEWIEVNTQALSGVFKRAPERDELPAELSENLVVELYSK, from the coding sequence ATGGGAAAATATCGTGGCCCAACTTGCAAATTAAGCCGCAGAGAAGGTACAGACCTTTTTCTGAAAAGCAGAGGTAACCCTCTTGAAAGCAAGTGCAAGGTTGAACAAAAGCCAGGTCAACATGGTGCAAGACGTGGTCGGGAATCAGACTATGCTGTCCAGTTGCGTGCGAAACAACGTATTCGTCGTATGTATGGCGTACTTGAAAAGCAATTTCGTAACTACTACAAACTTGCTGATCAGAAGAAAGGTGCAACTGGTGTAAACCTGCTGAACTTTCTTGAGCAAAGACTTGATAATGTTGTTTATAGAATGGGCTTTGGATCAACACGTGCTGAATCCAGACAATTGGTTTCTCACAAAGCAATCATGGTTAATGGACGTGTCACCAACATCGCTTCTTATCAAGTTCAAGAAGGTGATGTAGTTGAAATCCGTGAGAAAGCTAAAAAACAAGAACGCATTGTTAATGCTATGTCAGTAGCAGAGCAGTTAGGTTTTCCTGAATGGATTGAAGTAAATACGCAAGCGCTGTCAGGTGTGTTCAAACGCGCTCCTGAACGTGATGAATTGCCGGCCGAACTTTCAGAAAACCTGGTTGTAGAGCTTTACTCGAAATAG
- the rpmJ gene encoding 50S ribosomal protein L36 translates to MKVQASVKKICRNCKIVKRNGVLRVICKEARHKQRQG, encoded by the coding sequence ATGAAAGTTCAGGCATCAGTAAAAAAGATTTGCCGTAATTGCAAGATCGTTAAAAGAAACGGGGTTCTTCGCGTTATATGTAAAGAAGCTCGACATAAGCAACGTCAAGGATAA
- a CDS encoding IS5 family transposase (programmed frameshift): MMESTRRHDISDATWALLEPHLPGQRGQWGGIAHNNRQFIDAVFWILRTGAPWRDLPASYGDWKNTHRRFCRWRDRGVWEVLLECLIDEPDYEWLMIDASHCKVHPHAAGARGGNQGMSRTKGGFNTKVHLAVDAHGMPVRIIATEATRADCSQADALIDGLEAQHLIADKGYDSDAIVEKAKNRGMQAVIPPRKNRKTQREYDRHLYRQRHLVENAFLHLKRWRGIATRYAKNLASFLAAVQIRCLVLWLNIS, encoded by the exons ATGATGGAGAGCACGCGACGACATGACATTTCGGATGCAACCTGGGCACTGCTGGAGCCGCACCTCCCGGGACAGCGCGGCCAATGGGGCGGCATTGCGCACAACAACCGGCAGTTCATTGACGCGGTGTTCTGGATACTGCGCACGGGAGCGCCCTGGCGAGACCTGCCCGCCAGTTACGGAGATTGGAAGAACACCCACCGGCGCTTCTGTCGCTGGCGAGATCGGGGGGTATGGGAGGTGCTGCTGGAATGCCTAATTGATGAGCCCGACTATGAGTGGCTGATGATTGATGCCAGTCACTGCAAGGTTCATCCTCATGCGGCGGGCGCACGAGGCGGCAATCAGGGGATGAGCCGCACAAAAGGGGGCT TCAACACCAAGGTACACCTGGCCGTGGATGCGCATGGTATGCCGGTCCGAATTATTGCTACAGAGGCTACCCGAGCGGATTGCTCTCAAGCTGACGCATTGATTGATGGCCTTGAAGCACAGCACTTGATTGCCGACAAGGGTTACGACAGCGATGCCATTGTTGAGAAAGCGAAAAACCGGGGTATGCAAGCGGTCATCCCGCCGCGAAAGAACAGGAAGACGCAACGTGAATACGACAGACATCTCTACCGGCAGCGCCACCTGGTTGAAAATGCCTTTCTGCATCTCAAGCGTTGGCGCGGCATTGCGACGCGCTATGCCAAGAATCTGGCGTCCTTTTTGGCTGCCGTGCAGATCAGATGTTTGGTGCTCTGGCTCAATATTTCGTGA